One stretch of Oncorhynchus masou masou isolate Uvic2021 chromosome 9, UVic_Omas_1.1, whole genome shotgun sequence DNA includes these proteins:
- the LOC135545313 gene encoding putative gustatory receptor clone PTE01, translated as MENESFSVSYKLTLDPFFIPPGGKYPIFFLGIAIYSFCAFCNLTLLSVIVMQRNLHKPMYFILFSLPLNDLIGITAMLPKVLSDIVTETNTVFYPLCVIQGFLLHMYGGAVLLILAAMAFDRYVAICQPLRYSTIMTPRNVAVIILLVWGLDLLLILLLFSLQVKLPRCRSSIMNVFCDNPSLLKLTCGNTTLNNVVGLFNTAVMQVISVSIQIFSYVKILITCLVTRKSDAKSKALNTCVAQLVIFFIFEVVGTFTILSHRFKIVSADLQKIMGMLIFLVSPLLNPIVYGLNASEIRITLLKVFLNKVSV; from the coding sequence ATGGAGAACGAATCCTTCAGCGTCAGCTATAAGTTAACTCTGGACCCATTTTTTATTCCACCTGGTGGAAAGTATCCCATCTTTTTCCTGGGCATTGCTATCTATTCATTTTGTGCATTCTGCAACCTGACTTTACTGTCCGTCATCGTCATGCAAAGGAACCTTCACAAACCCATGTATTTTATTCTCTTCAGTCTTCCTCTCAACGATCTGATAGGAATCACTGCGATGCTCCCAAAGGTGCTGTCAGACATTGTGACTGAGACAAACACGGTCTTTTACCCCCTCTGTGTTATTCAGGGGTTTCTGCTCCACATGTACGGAGGCGCGGTTCTCCTTATTCTTGCGGCTATGGCCTTTGATCGTTATGTTGCCATCTGCCAGCCGTTGAGGTACAGTACTATTATGACACCCAGGAATGTGGCGGTCATTATTTTACTGGTTTGGGGTCTTGACCTCCTCTTGATCCTACTGCTGTTCTCTCTGCAGGTAAAGCTTCCCCGGTGTAGATCCTCCATAATGAATGTGTTTTGTGATAACCCCTCCCTTCTTAAACTCACCTGTGGTAATACTACACTGAATAATGTCGTAGGACTGTTTAACACTGCAGTCATGCAGGTTATAAGTGTCTCCATTCAGATTTTTTCCTATGTGAAGATTCTGATCACTTGCTTGGTTACAAGAAAGTCTGACGCTAAGAGTAAGGCTTTGAACACCTGTGTGGCACAGTTGGTCATATTCTTCATATTTGAGGTTGTAGGAACCTTCACAATTTTATCACACAGATTCAAGATTGTCTCAGCTGACTTGCAAAAGATTATGGGCATGCTCATCTTTCTAGTATCTCCACTTCTGAATCCAATTGTATACGGGCTGAATGCAAGTGAAATACGAATCACCCTACTGAAAGTATTTCTCAACAAAGTATCAGTCTGA
- the LOC135545093 gene encoding LOW QUALITY PROTEIN: olfactory receptor 1N2-like (The sequence of the model RefSeq protein was modified relative to this genomic sequence to represent the inferred CDS: deleted 2 bases in 1 codon): MSVQTLNQTFSYHLQIASFDIPTPMTYPVFIMGLLLYLFSVFCNLTIMLLIITQQTLHKPMFYILFSLPLNDLVGISSMLPRVLSDIVTQTHSVYYPTCVFQAFLCHLYGGGVLFVLAAMSIDRYFAICKPLQYHSIMTPFTLCVIISAAWGLDMAMILTLFALQSRVKRCKAYILNIYCDNPSLLRLSCDDTHINNCYGLFITAVFQDVTLIVVICTYILIQLTCFVNKSTDARSKASQTCGTHLVVLLFLEFNACFSLDLIDFINQLHL; the protein is encoded by the exons ATGTCGGTCCAGACTCTTAATCAGACATTCAGTTACCACTTGCAGATTGCCAGTTTTGACATCCCTACCCCAATGACCTACCCTGTGTTCATCATGGGTCTCCTGCTCTATCTGTTCTCTGTTTTCTGTAACCTGACCATCATGCTGTTGATCATCACACAGCAGACTCTCCACAAGCCCATGTTTTACATCCTCTTCAGTCTCCCCCTGAATGACCTGGTAGGAATCAGCTCTATGCTACCCAGGGTGTTGTCAGACATCGTGACACAGACTCACTCTGTGTACTACCCTACATGTGTTTTTCAAGCTTTTCTTTGCCACCTGTACGGGGGTGGTGTGCTTTTTGTACTTGCAGCGATGTCAATTGATAGATATTTTGCCATTTGCAAACCACTGCAATACCACTCGATCATGACACCTTTTACACTATGTGTCATTATATCGGCTGCTTGGGGCCTGGACATGGCCATGATATTGACCCTGTTTGCTCTTCAGTCCCGAGTTAAGAGGTGCAAGGCTTACATACTAAATATCTACTGTGACAACCCCTCTCTACTTCGCCTCTCAT GTGATGACACACATATAAACAACTGCTATGGTTTGTTTATAACAGCTGTCTTTCAGGATGTAACGTTGATAGTGGTTATATGTACATATATCCTGATCCAGCTCACCTGTTTTGTGAATAAGTCGACCGATGCCCGGAGCAAGGCCAGTCAGACATGTGGTACACATCTGGTAGTGTTGTTATTCTTAGAGTTCAATGCCTGCTTTAGCCTTGAT CTCATTGATTTTATCAATCAGCTCCATCTCTGA